A genomic stretch from Candidatus Methanomassiliicoccus intestinalis Issoire-Mx1 includes:
- a CDS encoding hemolysin family protein gives MDESSVMMVIILIILVGLSAYFSASETAFSSVNKIRLKNYAKEGNKKAEKALSLAENFDKSITTILIGNNLVNIAATSLCTLLFTLEFGAVGVGYSTIVMTIALLVFGEITPKCIAKENAESFAIAVTSSLNILIKVFTPVSYLFIKLKSLITKSMKNKEVPTLTEEELMVMIDEIEEEGTLEKRESELIKSAIEFDNITVDEVLIPRVDIAAADIRSDRYEMKYIFTSTGYSRIPVYEDNIDNIIGVVYEKDFYTKYFDSETVLLTDIVRPIQFVPETMKISTLLTDLQKSKTHMAVVLDSYGGTLGIVTLEDILEELVGEIWDESDEIEYSVIKESEDRYSVLGGANIYDVMEEIGLDFDPGEYEDHTVGGYIQYVLEKIPLKGDKVELPNATLIVKSIKKRRIREILIIKKPLLDNVEPE, from the coding sequence ATGGACGAGTCCAGTGTCATGATGGTGATTATTCTCATCATCCTAGTGGGTTTATCAGCATATTTCTCCGCGTCAGAAACAGCATTCTCAAGTGTTAACAAGATCAGATTAAAAAATTATGCAAAAGAAGGCAATAAAAAGGCGGAGAAGGCCTTATCCTTAGCTGAAAACTTCGATAAGTCAATAACCACGATCCTGATTGGAAACAATTTAGTAAATATTGCAGCTACTTCACTTTGTACGTTATTATTTACTCTGGAATTTGGTGCTGTGGGTGTAGGTTATTCTACAATTGTGATGACTATTGCTTTACTAGTCTTTGGTGAGATTACACCAAAATGCATTGCAAAAGAGAATGCCGAAAGCTTTGCAATTGCAGTGACCTCATCATTAAATATTCTCATAAAGGTGTTTACGCCAGTCAGCTATCTGTTCATCAAACTCAAGAGCCTGATTACTAAATCGATGAAAAACAAGGAAGTTCCGACACTTACGGAAGAGGAGCTCATGGTAATGATCGATGAGATCGAAGAAGAAGGGACTCTTGAAAAGCGCGAGAGCGAGCTGATCAAATCTGCCATTGAATTTGATAACATTACTGTAGATGAAGTACTGATTCCCAGAGTTGACATTGCCGCTGCAGACATAAGGTCTGACAGGTATGAGATGAAGTATATCTTTACTTCGACAGGCTATTCCAGGATTCCAGTTTATGAAGATAATATTGACAACATAATCGGAGTAGTGTATGAAAAAGACTTTTACACTAAATATTTCGACTCTGAAACGGTGTTGTTGACTGACATAGTGCGACCGATCCAGTTTGTTCCAGAAACTATGAAAATCTCTACGCTTCTAACAGATCTGCAGAAGTCTAAAACCCACATGGCAGTAGTCCTTGATTCCTACGGTGGAACATTAGGAATCGTTACTCTGGAAGATATCCTTGAAGAGTTAGTGGGTGAAATCTGGGATGAAAGTGATGAGATAGAATATTCAGTGATTAAAGAATCTGAAGACCGTTATTCTGTACTTGGCGGTGCTAACATCTATGATGTGATGGAAGAAATCGGACTTGACTTCGATCCAGGTGAGTATGAAGACCATACAGTCGGTGGATATATTCAGTATGTTCTGGAGAAAATACCGCTCAAAGGTGATAAGGTAGAACTTCCCAATGCGACTCTGATTGTAAAATCCATAAAGAAACGGCGCATACGGGAGATTCTTATTATTAAAAAACCACTGCTGGATAATGTAGAACCTGAATAA
- a CDS encoding pseudouridine synthase translates to MEQLRLNKYLSDCGFCSRRKADEYLEDGCVKVNGKVAAVGTKISDKDVVEVNGEKVIKKSEKVLIAFNKPKGLVCTTAKNEKNNIIDYINYPIRIYPIGRLDKDSQGLILLTNEGDLVNKIMRSRNNHEKEYIVKVDKVIDQRFIDQMKKGVEILGTVTKPCKAYQTGPKEFDVILTQGLNRQIRRMCEELGYKVTSLTRIRIMNIKLGDLQPGKIRKITKKEMEELRMMLEDSDY, encoded by the coding sequence ATGGAGCAGCTTCGTCTTAACAAATATCTTAGCGATTGTGGATTTTGTTCTAGGCGAAAAGCAGACGAATATCTTGAAGATGGATGCGTGAAGGTCAATGGAAAAGTGGCGGCTGTCGGCACCAAGATCTCAGATAAAGATGTAGTAGAAGTAAATGGAGAGAAAGTCATTAAAAAAAGCGAGAAGGTACTGATCGCATTCAACAAGCCAAAAGGTCTTGTTTGTACAACAGCAAAAAACGAAAAAAATAATATAATTGACTACATCAATTATCCAATCAGGATTTATCCAATTGGGAGGCTTGACAAAGACTCTCAAGGTTTAATTCTTTTGACGAATGAAGGAGATCTCGTCAATAAAATCATGAGAAGCAGAAATAATCATGAAAAAGAATACATTGTAAAAGTAGACAAAGTGATAGATCAACGTTTTATAGATCAGATGAAGAAAGGGGTGGAAATTTTAGGGACAGTGACCAAACCTTGTAAAGCGTATCAAACTGGACCTAAAGAATTTGATGTAATATTAACACAGGGACTTAACAGACAGATAAGGCGCATGTGCGAAGAACTTGGGTACAAAGTTACATCTTTAACCAGAATACGAATAATGAATATTAAACTGGGAGATCTCCAACCTGGAAAAATACGAAAAATAACTAAAAAGGAAATGGAAGAATTGAGAATGATGCTGGAAGACAGTGATTATTGA